In Bythopirellula goksoeyrii, a single window of DNA contains:
- a CDS encoding outer membrane beta-barrel protein, translating into MSPESCELSNMDFYEAKSIATKELVVEQGELVASASAVTPCRCDSEDSCCGCNNPSGCSCSTSVCDEDEIGLLQGMLDPCSPFVIGGWTTFGYYNKNTRQSFDKGDLLSYNDVPNRLNIPQSWLYLGKEADGSQGLDFGFRVDAVYGTDAQSLQATGNPGAQIVNSGTFDASWDHGVYGWAMPQLYGEVAYEDWSVIAGYFLSPIGYESSRAIDNFFFSHSLTMFNSEPFTNTGVLAKNTAYEGVTFYAGWTLGWDTAFDQNLGGNSGIGGFVIEPNDLVTFTYLASAGDFGFRGDDGYNHSIVLELLLTDKLEYALQSDYVRTNNSFATPGFSVEEFGVVQYVYYQLNDKWWAGGRAEWWKSNSSTPDQQSYNDITLGLNYEPRSNIVFRPEIRYDWTPAEDNFAAAVAPNYNQWVTAIDCVITY; encoded by the coding sequence ATGTCCCCCGAAAGCTGTGAGCTGAGTAACATGGACTTCTATGAAGCCAAGAGCATTGCGACAAAGGAGTTGGTTGTCGAGCAAGGCGAGTTAGTCGCTTCTGCGAGTGCGGTGACGCCTTGTCGGTGTGATTCAGAAGACTCCTGTTGTGGTTGCAATAATCCATCCGGATGTAGCTGTAGTACTTCCGTTTGTGATGAAGACGAAATTGGACTTCTTCAGGGCATGTTGGACCCATGCTCACCATTCGTGATCGGTGGCTGGACCACATTTGGTTACTACAACAAGAACACCAGGCAGTCCTTTGATAAAGGAGATCTCCTCTCCTACAACGATGTTCCTAACCGTCTGAATATCCCCCAGTCCTGGCTCTACTTAGGCAAGGAAGCTGACGGATCTCAAGGCCTTGATTTTGGTTTTCGCGTCGATGCTGTCTATGGAACTGATGCCCAAAGCCTGCAAGCGACTGGGAACCCCGGTGCTCAAATTGTAAACTCAGGCACGTTTGATGCCTCTTGGGACCACGGCGTCTATGGTTGGGCTATGCCGCAGCTTTATGGCGAGGTCGCCTATGAAGATTGGTCAGTCATTGCCGGCTATTTCCTTTCGCCGATCGGATATGAGTCCTCCAGGGCGATAGACAACTTCTTTTTTAGCCACTCGCTTACCATGTTTAATAGTGAACCCTTTACCAACACAGGCGTACTAGCAAAGAACACTGCCTATGAGGGAGTGACATTCTATGCTGGTTGGACCCTGGGCTGGGATACGGCATTTGACCAAAACCTTGGTGGCAACAGCGGAATCGGCGGCTTCGTCATCGAACCAAATGATCTCGTCACATTTACTTACCTAGCATCTGCGGGAGATTTTGGCTTTCGAGGTGACGACGGCTACAACCATAGTATTGTGCTCGAACTCTTATTAACGGACAAACTGGAGTATGCCTTGCAAAGCGATTACGTTCGTACCAACAATAGCTTTGCAACTCCAGGGTTCTCAGTTGAAGAGTTTGGCGTTGTCCAATACGTATACTACCAATTAAACGACAAGTGGTGGGCTGGAGGCCGCGCTGAATGGTGGAAGAGTAACTCAAGCACGCCAGATCAGCAGTCCTACAATGACATTACACTCGGGCTCAATTACGAACCGCGTTCCAATATCGTTTTCCGCCCAGAAATTCGATATGACTGGACACCCGCTGAGGACAACTTCGCAGCAGCAGTTGCCCCCAACTACAATCAGTGGGTTACTGCTATCGACTGTGTGATTACTTATTAG
- a CDS encoding tetratricopeptide repeat protein: MNFSKSLRPLVLANTIHYVVIATISFTASFAQAQDPTSPTAEPTSALGAAEDASMQPTVEALIGSAVSLSNQKYPEIEKAIQRFKNGDVEGALEFLKQAKEKYPKLPPTYITLAKLHVMAKNNQGAYNLLELQVAEDPTDPEAYLLLADQSFAGNRTAEAEALFEKAEPLVEKFEGSAKRKRDMEIRVLAGKAAVQERRGKWEAALELLNQWVETDPDNAMSHARLGVTLFRLDKSKEAYDEFTKARKLNPELPHPYASLGQLFTQTGDMDNARKAFERAYKEDSQDPTTVRTYAEWLLQQGELEKAQEVSTALLKLTPSAPVAVLLDGVVALMLNQDDRAEQAFNKVLSLDPGNARANDLMALLLIESADAADQERALRFAEQNAKLFPQNSQANITKAYVLYKLGRMNEAQEPLQIGARGQLQTDSAYLIARIMADQGQKDKARQALEQVLQQKQGLFVFREQAEELLNELKSE, encoded by the coding sequence ATGAATTTCAGCAAGTCTCTTCGTCCTCTAGTACTCGCCAACACCATCCACTACGTGGTAATCGCCACAATCTCATTTACTGCGTCGTTTGCCCAGGCACAAGACCCTACGAGTCCCACTGCAGAGCCTACATCGGCCCTGGGTGCTGCCGAAGATGCCAGCATGCAACCAACCGTCGAGGCTTTAATCGGCTCGGCTGTCTCGCTTTCAAACCAGAAATATCCCGAAATCGAGAAAGCAATTCAGCGATTCAAGAACGGTGACGTCGAAGGGGCGCTTGAATTCCTCAAACAAGCTAAGGAAAAATACCCCAAGCTACCACCGACCTATATTACTCTCGCCAAATTGCATGTCATGGCAAAGAACAACCAGGGTGCCTACAATCTGCTCGAACTCCAGGTCGCCGAAGATCCCACCGATCCCGAGGCCTATTTATTGCTGGCTGATCAATCCTTTGCTGGCAATCGCACCGCGGAAGCCGAGGCCTTGTTTGAAAAAGCAGAACCGCTTGTTGAGAAGTTCGAAGGGAGTGCCAAGAGAAAACGCGATATGGAAATCCGCGTTCTAGCCGGTAAGGCGGCGGTGCAAGAACGCCGTGGAAAGTGGGAAGCTGCCCTGGAGTTACTCAATCAATGGGTAGAGACCGATCCTGACAATGCTATGTCCCATGCTCGACTTGGTGTTACCCTCTTCCGCTTGGATAAGTCCAAGGAAGCCTACGACGAATTCACCAAAGCACGAAAACTAAACCCCGAACTCCCTCACCCCTACGCTTCCCTTGGACAGCTTTTCACCCAAACCGGAGATATGGATAACGCTCGCAAGGCATTCGAACGGGCTTACAAAGAAGACAGTCAGGATCCCACAACTGTCCGTACTTATGCCGAATGGTTGTTGCAACAAGGCGAACTAGAAAAGGCCCAGGAAGTCTCCACAGCACTATTGAAACTAACTCCCTCGGCACCTGTGGCGGTCCTCTTGGATGGTGTCGTCGCCCTGATGCTCAATCAAGACGACCGAGCCGAACAGGCTTTCAACAAAGTGTTGAGTCTTGATCCAGGCAACGCCCGCGCCAATGACCTTATGGCGTTGCTATTGATCGAAAGCGCCGACGCGGCCGATCAAGAACGAGCCCTTCGGTTTGCGGAGCAGAACGCCAAGCTGTTTCCTCAGAATTCCCAGGCCAACATCACCAAGGCCTACGTGCTCTACAAGCTGGGCCGCATGAACGAAGCCCAAGAGCCGCTCCAGATTGGCGCCCGCGGCCAACTTCAAACCGACTCCGCCTACTTGATCGCCCGCATCATGGCTGACCAAGGCCAAAAAGACAAAGCCCGCCAGGCGCTCGAGCAAGTTCTTCAACAGAAACAGGGGCTCTTCGTATTCCGCGAACAAGCCGAGGAGCTACTCAACGAACTAAAATCCGAATAG
- a CDS encoding C45 family autoproteolytic acyltransferase/hydolase, with protein MTHKNYFEIEADNTYELGLQKGKLFGESLLQSLNEERKGKVWSEYVRRSREYLTPTEKVFPELVAELKGYAHGAGTSFEELWTLNLLDELTQDVQEKCTTFVTNNGFLVAHNEDWSADAEDELCVLKRTIGDATTLELFYVNTLGGNAISINSHGILQAINSLNHYDHQMGIPKCVVARWLSDTSAPERDLEMLGRLRRASGFHHVIVNSLGNVWSVECSAKSHIITTPAIPFVHTNHYLMPEMAVLEGNSNRFGTFGRLSRASENVSETMSIEKARKILGDSSQGKRRSIHSNRTIGGMIVDVDHMQAMVWLRRESKKGWLSYEMN; from the coding sequence ATGACTCATAAGAATTACTTTGAAATCGAGGCAGACAATACCTACGAGCTTGGTCTTCAAAAGGGCAAACTCTTCGGTGAGTCCCTACTTCAGTCCTTGAACGAAGAAAGAAAAGGCAAGGTATGGAGTGAATATGTCCGTCGGTCGCGTGAATATCTAACGCCCACAGAAAAAGTTTTTCCCGAGTTAGTTGCTGAGCTCAAAGGCTACGCTCATGGGGCGGGGACCTCCTTCGAGGAACTCTGGACTCTGAATCTCCTCGATGAGCTCACGCAAGACGTCCAGGAAAAATGTACGACATTCGTCACAAACAACGGATTCCTTGTAGCGCATAATGAAGATTGGTCAGCCGATGCGGAGGATGAACTTTGCGTTCTTAAAAGAACCATTGGGGACGCCACGACGCTCGAGCTATTCTATGTGAATACTTTGGGTGGAAATGCAATTTCAATTAATTCCCACGGTATTTTGCAAGCAATCAATAGTTTGAACCATTACGATCATCAGATGGGCATACCCAAATGTGTGGTTGCAAGATGGCTTTCCGATACGAGTGCGCCCGAGCGAGATTTGGAAATGCTAGGGCGGCTACGACGTGCATCTGGATTTCACCACGTAATCGTTAATTCGTTGGGCAATGTTTGGAGTGTCGAGTGTTCTGCAAAAAGTCACATCATAACAACCCCCGCTATTCCTTTCGTGCATACCAATCACTATTTGATGCCTGAGATGGCTGTTCTGGAAGGGAATAGCAATCGCTTTGGTACATTTGGCAGATTAAGTCGTGCATCAGAGAATGTCTCTGAAACGATGTCGATAGAGAAGGCGAGAAAGATTTTGGGAGATTCGTCCCAAGGTAAACGAAGGAGTATTCACAGTAACCGTACCATTGGCGGAATGATTGTCGATGTCGATCATATGCAAGCGATGGTCTGGCTGCGCCGTGAAAGCAAAAAGGGATGGTTGTCCTATGAAATGAATTAA
- a CDS encoding MlaE family ABC transporter permease: MSTGIEYSPRPRRGVFAALKDPFVDLGGVVLRSFETLGDMTLFAWQTIRWLVARLPSRDSLYSNMYQIGVMSLPVVALTGTFIGMVLAVQSYSQFRAFGLETQLGGVINRTMFRELGPVLAATMLAGRVGSAMAAELGTMRVTEQIDALSSMGANPIQYLVVPRFLSCLLLIPSLTIMAVFMGVVGGAAYCVFLLDIDVHHYSANSKTYVETWDLIYGVIKSIFFGATIGLVSCYRGFHCKAGAEGVGQAATSAFVQSFVVIIVLDLFLSIMLDNIYSYLWPTSPMLLNG; the protein is encoded by the coding sequence ATGTCAACAGGTATAGAATACTCGCCGCGGCCACGCCGTGGGGTGTTTGCGGCGCTAAAAGATCCCTTTGTGGATTTGGGGGGAGTCGTGCTGCGCTCGTTTGAGACCCTGGGAGACATGACGCTCTTCGCATGGCAAACGATTCGCTGGCTTGTTGCTCGCCTGCCGAGCAGGGATTCTCTCTACTCGAACATGTATCAGATCGGCGTGATGAGTTTGCCGGTGGTGGCCCTGACGGGGACCTTCATCGGGATGGTGCTCGCCGTGCAGTCCTATTCGCAGTTTCGCGCCTTTGGCCTGGAAACGCAACTAGGTGGCGTGATCAACCGCACAATGTTTCGTGAACTAGGACCTGTGCTTGCTGCCACGATGCTTGCAGGTCGCGTCGGTAGTGCAATGGCGGCGGAACTTGGCACGATGCGAGTGACCGAGCAGATTGACGCCTTGTCGAGCATGGGAGCCAATCCTATTCAATATCTTGTCGTGCCACGATTTTTAAGTTGCCTCTTGTTGATTCCCTCACTCACGATCATGGCCGTGTTCATGGGTGTGGTTGGTGGGGCGGCCTATTGTGTCTTCTTGTTGGATATCGATGTTCACCACTACTCTGCCAACTCTAAGACCTATGTCGAAACCTGGGATTTGATCTACGGTGTGATCAAGAGCATCTTTTTCGGTGCAACGATTGGATTGGTAAGTTGCTACCGGGGCTTTCACTGCAAAGCAGGGGCCGAAGGTGTGGGACAGGCTGCGACGAGTGCTTTCGTTCAATCTTTCGTTGTGATCATTGTCCTCGACCTGTTTCTGAGCATCATGCTGGACAACATCTATTCCTATCTCTGGCCAACTAGTCCCATGTTGCTCAACGGGTAA
- a CDS encoding CNNM domain-containing protein: MTLLQNFGPAFAAMALIIVASGFFSCSEAALFSLQPEDRRQLKRGTHLQRVAVRLLAHPEQLLMAILFWNLILNIGYFAIASVVSIRLQSERHHAEAGLVAFVALLGLIIFGEMLPKTIGVLAPRFVSSIVSFPLTVAVRVFRPLSPMFSAVNHALRRLLFPHFQKEQYLELADLEQAISISTPDEELAAQERSALQNIVLLSDLTAEELMRPRTLYQKFAPPVQLTDLGGEFPRSGYLLVTEPESEEIAGAIALKLLSTIPRNNLEHFAKPVVYVPWCATVASVFDTLNAEDREVAAVVNEFGETIGIVTLEDLLHTVFEDDSSRSARMLATASIHPMGENLWQVTGMTSMRRLSRFFEVTLPKCKSTTVAGVLQEVLQRLPDVGDEVAWPPFRFRVLESQPKMLLELELFQHSEEGQ, from the coding sequence GTGACTCTGCTCCAGAATTTTGGTCCTGCTTTTGCCGCGATGGCGTTGATCATTGTCGCATCGGGATTCTTTTCTTGTAGTGAGGCAGCGCTCTTCTCCCTTCAACCTGAGGATCGTCGGCAACTCAAGCGAGGGACTCACCTTCAGCGGGTTGCTGTGAGACTACTAGCACATCCAGAACAGTTGTTGATGGCGATTCTGTTCTGGAATCTAATCTTGAACATCGGGTATTTCGCTATCGCGTCGGTGGTTAGTATTCGACTCCAAAGCGAACGTCATCATGCCGAGGCGGGATTGGTGGCTTTCGTTGCACTGCTTGGCCTGATTATTTTTGGCGAGATGTTGCCGAAGACGATTGGGGTTCTTGCGCCACGATTCGTGTCGAGTATCGTGAGTTTTCCGTTGACGGTGGCCGTGCGAGTTTTCCGTCCGCTTTCTCCGATGTTTTCGGCAGTCAACCATGCGTTACGACGTCTGTTGTTTCCACATTTCCAGAAAGAACAATACTTGGAGTTGGCCGACTTGGAGCAAGCGATCTCTATCTCGACGCCCGATGAGGAACTTGCTGCTCAGGAGCGCTCGGCTTTGCAGAATATTGTGCTACTGTCAGATCTGACGGCAGAAGAGTTGATGCGTCCACGTACTCTGTACCAGAAATTTGCGCCGCCGGTTCAATTGACTGATTTGGGGGGGGAGTTTCCTCGGAGTGGATACTTGCTCGTTACAGAGCCAGAGAGTGAAGAGATTGCTGGTGCGATTGCCTTGAAACTGCTTTCGACGATTCCGCGAAACAATCTAGAGCATTTCGCCAAGCCAGTGGTTTACGTGCCTTGGTGCGCCACAGTTGCCTCCGTATTCGACACCTTGAACGCGGAAGACCGGGAGGTAGCAGCAGTCGTTAATGAATTCGGTGAGACGATTGGTATCGTTACACTCGAAGATTTGCTGCATACGGTTTTTGAAGACGATTCGAGTCGCAGTGCACGGATGCTGGCCACCGCGTCGATACATCCTATGGGTGAGAATTTGTGGCAAGTTACAGGCATGACAAGCATGCGACGGCTAAGTCGGTTCTTTGAAGTGACTCTCCCCAAATGCAAGAGCACAACCGTGGCGGGTGTCTTGCAGGAAGTGCTCCAGCGATTGCCCGATGTTGGAGACGAGGTAGCTTGGCCTCCATTTCGGTTTCGCGTGCTGGAAAGTCAACCGAAGATGCTTTTAGAATTGGAACTTTTCCAACACTCGGAGGAGGGACAATGA
- a CDS encoding CNNM domain-containing protein — protein sequence MIVAVFLFFLGVSLSAFFSGCETGFYRITRVRLAIEALAGNWNSKALLWLGNQPTVFVGTTLVGNNLANYLVSLSVVIGSQRLFPKGGTLVDVLGPIVLAPVVFLLGELLPKNIFYDAPNRLLKRCTAPLLGCTVLFFPVTALLWAFSRTVQFVTRRSPQELRLRLARRELAELITEGHEAGILRPAQQTLAQAMLAVAGLPLKTIVLHQGRVVRVTTTMSKSDVLRIAQHHHRALLPVEDPQNKRQLVGYLRMMDLYLSDSPTLPEPLPMVELRENMSCLAALRKLGQADDALGHVTSKDGKTVGFVTGRELRMAFLRAT from the coding sequence ATGATAGTTGCTGTTTTCTTGTTTTTCTTGGGGGTGTCGTTGAGTGCCTTTTTTAGCGGATGTGAGACCGGCTTTTATCGCATTACACGCGTAAGATTGGCGATTGAAGCACTAGCTGGGAACTGGAACTCAAAGGCTCTGCTGTGGCTTGGCAACCAGCCGACGGTGTTTGTAGGTACGACGTTGGTAGGAAACAATTTGGCCAACTATCTGGTTTCGCTAAGCGTCGTGATTGGCTCCCAACGACTTTTTCCCAAAGGGGGTACGCTTGTTGATGTTCTAGGGCCCATTGTTCTTGCTCCTGTGGTTTTCTTGTTAGGGGAACTTTTACCGAAAAACATCTTCTATGATGCGCCCAATAGGCTGTTGAAACGGTGCACTGCCCCGTTGTTGGGTTGTACGGTTCTTTTTTTTCCGGTGACAGCTTTGTTGTGGGCATTTAGTCGCACCGTGCAATTCGTGACCCGTCGTTCTCCACAAGAGTTGCGACTACGGCTGGCCCGGCGTGAGCTGGCGGAGTTGATCACCGAGGGACATGAAGCTGGTATCTTGAGGCCCGCTCAACAAACGCTGGCCCAAGCGATGTTGGCGGTTGCGGGGCTGCCGCTTAAGACGATTGTGTTGCACCAGGGTCGCGTGGTGCGAGTGACCACCACAATGAGCAAGAGCGATGTGCTGCGGATCGCCCAGCACCACCATCGGGCGTTATTGCCCGTGGAGGATCCGCAGAACAAGCGTCAATTGGTAGGTTATCTGCGAATGATGGATCTCTATCTGAGCGATTCTCCGACTCTGCCTGAGCCGTTGCCAATGGTGGAATTGAGAGAGAACATGTCATGTCTGGCCGCGTTACGCAAACTAGGCCAGGCAGATGATGCTTTGGGACACGTGACGAGCAAAGACGGCAAGACAGTAGGTTTCGTCACGGGGCGCGAATTGCGAATGGCATTCCTGCGGGCGACTTAG
- a CDS encoding tetratricopeptide repeat protein, with the protein MPTKSHACYDSEPLVLSNSSIGQKVRLTSRQTSLVSLCCALAFAVGGCALGKKNLVPESVATCRELSREGVSAMETGQWSRAQTLLSDAVEASPSDAEARRNLAEALWQQGSYRDAVVHMETAVQIDPRHVPTIVRSGEMLLAVGATDKAMQRAEEAIKLDATLSGSWALRGRVYRQRGELERGLADMQQSLRFSPHDTGALLEVAQIQHELGNPQRSLSTLHYLLDIYPPGEEPQQVLWLEGLAYDSLGRHQEAVESLYAASLCGEPPAELLFQLAQAEQAVGQRDAAANTLQRAIAIDAGHQPSRIMLTQLQELESVAGQPILRR; encoded by the coding sequence TTGCCAACCAAAAGCCATGCTTGCTACGATTCCGAACCACTTGTCCTTTCCAATTCCTCAATTGGGCAAAAGGTGCGTTTGACTTCTCGGCAGACATCGCTGGTTTCTCTTTGCTGCGCTCTTGCGTTTGCCGTGGGTGGCTGCGCGCTGGGCAAGAAGAATCTCGTTCCCGAATCCGTTGCCACCTGCCGAGAACTTTCGCGCGAAGGGGTGAGCGCCATGGAAACCGGACAGTGGAGTCGCGCGCAAACCCTTCTCTCTGATGCAGTCGAAGCCAGCCCCAGCGACGCCGAAGCACGACGTAATCTTGCCGAGGCTTTGTGGCAACAAGGCTCATATCGCGATGCCGTCGTTCACATGGAAACTGCCGTCCAAATCGACCCACGTCACGTACCTACGATCGTCCGTTCTGGAGAGATGCTCCTCGCGGTCGGTGCAACGGATAAAGCCATGCAACGTGCCGAAGAAGCGATCAAGCTCGATGCCACTCTTTCGGGCAGTTGGGCACTGCGGGGTCGCGTCTATCGCCAACGCGGCGAACTCGAACGTGGCCTAGCCGATATGCAACAATCGCTGCGATTCTCACCACATGATACTGGCGCGCTGCTGGAAGTGGCTCAGATCCAGCACGAGCTCGGCAATCCGCAGCGCAGCTTGTCGACGTTACACTATCTGCTCGACATCTATCCCCCTGGCGAGGAACCACAGCAAGTATTGTGGCTCGAAGGTTTGGCCTACGACTCCCTGGGGAGACATCAAGAGGCCGTCGAAAGTCTCTACGCTGCCAGTCTGTGTGGGGAACCTCCCGCCGAACTACTATTCCAACTTGCTCAAGCAGAACAAGCTGTTGGCCAGCGTGATGCAGCGGCAAATACGTTGCAACGAGCAATTGCGATCGATGCTGGACATCAGCCGAGCCGCATAATGCTCACCCAACTGCAAGAACTTGAGAGTGTCGCCGGCCAACCCATTCTCCGTCGCTAG
- a CDS encoding ABC transporter permease subunit — protein sequence MLIGPVFSREVTTSVRNLRLYLQRAVYVAALFGLVLTAWLILLGSQSVRSLSDLARFGSAVFGLLAPLQMAMAVAFAALLTTAAVAQEKDRRTLDLLLMTRMTNAELVLGKLLASSLSVFVLIIAAVPLLMLLTLLGGVSYGQVFRVVGVTLAAAAVAGSLGSTLALWREKTFQSLAMTALGLVLWVVGGEVLASGRLESEWLGAPAETWAIALSPLRAILAAIQPLRDTNPLFEWCGGAVNLFMLLSIAAAVLLNLWAILRMRVWNPSQELQPRLTDEQAEKLASQAAANPKEKTSKQVWDNPILWREVCTWAYGKKIVVVKAAYLVIFAICAVALVAMLDPETSSGSRYAASLPVMAKPLLPLMVLGLVLVNALAVTSLTNERDLRALDLLLVTDLSPKEIIYGKLLGTFYNSKEMILLPLALSGILWFTGELSTENIVFLTLAFLVMNCFVAMLGVHCGMTYAVSQTAVGVSLSTVLFLLLGIGVCMRMMMAFQNSFTYQLQAFIAFMVCGGAGMFYALGIRNPSRAIALASGVTPFATYIVITNYFQQSFGAAFLITVVTYVFITAAMLVPAVYEFDVATGRTTGQD from the coding sequence TTGCTCATCGGTCCGGTTTTTTCACGAGAAGTCACCACGAGTGTTCGCAATTTGCGACTTTACCTACAACGGGCCGTTTATGTGGCAGCGTTGTTTGGCCTAGTGCTCACGGCATGGCTCATCCTGCTTGGGTCGCAAAGTGTGCGGAGCCTAAGTGACTTGGCACGGTTTGGCTCGGCTGTGTTTGGCTTGCTCGCTCCACTGCAAATGGCGATGGCGGTGGCATTCGCGGCGCTGCTGACGACTGCTGCGGTGGCGCAAGAAAAAGATCGCCGTACGCTCGATTTGTTGCTGATGACCCGCATGACCAATGCCGAGTTGGTTTTGGGGAAGTTGCTCGCCAGTTCCTTGAGTGTGTTTGTATTGATCATTGCGGCGGTTCCGTTGCTCATGCTGCTGACCCTGTTGGGCGGTGTATCCTACGGGCAAGTCTTTCGAGTGGTGGGCGTCACTCTTGCGGCGGCTGCCGTAGCAGGGAGTTTGGGTTCGACACTCGCGCTGTGGCGAGAAAAGACATTCCAGTCATTGGCGATGACAGCACTGGGATTGGTGCTGTGGGTAGTTGGGGGTGAAGTGCTGGCTAGTGGCCGTTTGGAAAGCGAATGGCTGGGGGCACCTGCCGAGACTTGGGCAATTGCTCTCTCCCCCTTGCGAGCAATTCTGGCTGCGATCCAACCTTTGAGGGACACAAATCCGCTCTTTGAGTGGTGTGGTGGGGCGGTGAACTTGTTCATGCTGCTCTCAATTGCGGCAGCGGTGTTGTTGAACTTGTGGGCTATCTTGAGGATGCGAGTTTGGAATCCATCACAAGAACTGCAGCCTCGACTCACCGACGAGCAAGCCGAGAAGCTCGCCTCTCAGGCTGCCGCGAATCCCAAGGAAAAGACCTCTAAGCAAGTGTGGGACAACCCGATTCTGTGGCGAGAGGTGTGTACGTGGGCCTATGGGAAGAAAATCGTGGTGGTAAAGGCGGCGTATCTTGTGATTTTTGCTATTTGCGCGGTGGCGTTGGTGGCGATGCTTGATCCCGAAACAAGCTCCGGTTCACGCTATGCGGCCAGCCTGCCCGTGATGGCAAAGCCGCTATTACCTTTGATGGTGCTGGGGTTGGTGCTGGTGAATGCCTTGGCGGTGACGTCCCTCACGAATGAACGCGATCTGCGCGCTCTGGACCTGTTGCTGGTGACCGACTTGAGCCCTAAGGAAATCATTTACGGGAAGCTTCTAGGCACCTTCTATAACTCCAAGGAGATGATTCTCCTACCGCTGGCACTGAGTGGGATACTTTGGTTTACCGGTGAATTGAGTACGGAGAATATAGTTTTTCTGACACTGGCTTTCTTGGTAATGAACTGTTTCGTAGCGATGCTCGGGGTGCATTGCGGAATGACCTACGCTGTTTCACAGACAGCCGTAGGAGTTAGCTTGAGCACTGTGTTGTTTTTGCTTTTGGGGATTGGAGTATGTATGCGGATGATGATGGCTTTTCAGAATTCGTTTACCTATCAGCTTCAGGCGTTCATTGCATTCATGGTTTGCGGGGGGGCGGGTATGTTCTATGCGTTGGGGATTCGCAATCCCTCGCGGGCGATTGCCTTGGCCTCAGGAGTTACTCCCTTTGCTACCTACATTGTAATAACCAACTATTTTCAGCAGAGCTTCGGAGCTGCTTTCTTGATCACGGTCGTTACCTATGTGTTTATCACCGCTGCAATGCTGGTGCCAGCTGTATATGAATTCGATGTTGCTACGGGGCGGACGACTGGACAGGATTAA